A single genomic interval of Paracoccus contaminans harbors:
- the sufC gene encoding Fe-S cluster assembly ATPase SufC, protein MLEIKNLHAQLEDGSRQILRGISLTVPAGQVHAIMGPNGSGKSTTSYILAGRDGYEVTQGTATLDGRDLLSMEPEERAAAGLFLAFQYPVEIPGVGNMTFLRTAVNAQRKARGEAELSSGDFLKVVRERARALHIDADMLKRPVNVGFSGGEKKRNEILQMAMLEPRMCILDETDSGLDVDAMRLVAEGVNALRSPDRSFLVITHYQRLLDHIRPDVVHIMADGRIVRSGGPELALEVERNGYAGILGEAADA, encoded by the coding sequence ATGCTGGAAATCAAAAACCTTCACGCCCAGCTTGAGGATGGCTCGCGCCAGATCCTGCGCGGCATCAGCCTGACCGTTCCGGCCGGTCAGGTCCATGCGATCATGGGGCCGAACGGGTCGGGGAAATCCACGACCTCCTATATCCTTGCCGGCCGCGACGGATATGAGGTCACGCAGGGGACGGCGACACTGGACGGGCGCGACCTGCTGTCGATGGAACCCGAGGAGCGCGCCGCCGCCGGCCTGTTCCTGGCGTTCCAGTATCCGGTGGAAATCCCCGGTGTGGGCAACATGACCTTTCTGCGCACCGCCGTGAACGCACAGCGCAAGGCGCGGGGCGAGGCCGAACTGTCCTCGGGCGATTTCCTGAAGGTGGTGCGGGAAAGGGCGCGGGCGCTGCATATCGATGCCGACATGCTCAAGCGCCCGGTCAATGTCGGTTTTTCGGGCGGCGAGAAGAAGCGCAACGAGATCCTGCAGATGGCCATGCTGGAGCCGCGCATGTGCATCCTGGACGAGACCGACAGCGGCCTTGACGTGGATGCGATGCGGCTGGTCGCCGAAGGGGTGAACGCGCTGCGCTCGCCCGATCGTTCGTTCCTTGTCATCACCCATTATCAGCGGCTGCTGGATCATATCCGGCCCGATGTGGTTCATATCATGGCCGATGGCCGCATCGTGCGCAGCGGCGGGCCCGAACTCGCGCTCGAGGTCGAGCGCAACGGCTATGCAGGCATTCTGGGCGAGGCCGCCGATGCCTGA
- a CDS encoding SufB/SufD family protein — protein sequence MPEGASAIQTPSVEGGRMPAADPLAARLGAASPATPAGVTAPARAEALARLRAMGLPRPRDEYWRYTDPAPFNAPAPQARPVDEGGDTPLFSDMDRLRLVFIDGRFDAAASDDPAMAGAEIAPLSQAEAGSGWLGAAYGALEAAGQRPVSRPFAALNTALATDGAVIHVTGRAERPVEIIYRRSDPAADVVCHHVLRLEKGAELTLLESGLMGARGNVVIEADLAPGARLHHIAAHRAGAPRISTVHLFARVAERAALKSFALDLDGAHIRSETVVDLAGDDALAHVAAAVLGQGTGFHQDDTVFITHGALRGESRQVFKKVLKDGATGVFQGKILVRPGAQKTDGYQISQALLLDEASQFLAKPELEIYADDVKCSHGSTTGAIDDTALFYLRSRGVPRERAVVLLVLSFLADALDEIEDQDLRARITERLEQWLTQRAGDAG from the coding sequence ATGCCTGAGGGCGCAAGCGCGATCCAGACGCCGAGCGTCGAGGGCGGGCGCATGCCGGCCGCCGATCCGCTGGCCGCGCGGCTTGGGGCGGCGTCCCCGGCGACGCCCGCCGGCGTCACCGCGCCCGCGCGGGCAGAGGCGCTGGCGCGCCTGCGCGCGATGGGCCTGCCGCGGCCGCGGGATGAATACTGGCGTTACACCGATCCAGCGCCCTTCAACGCCCCTGCGCCGCAGGCGCGGCCCGTCGATGAGGGCGGCGACACGCCCCTTTTCAGCGATATGGACCGGCTGCGGCTCGTCTTCATCGACGGGCGCTTCGACGCGGCCGCCTCGGACGATCCGGCGATGGCCGGGGCCGAGATCGCGCCCCTGTCCCAGGCGGAGGCGGGCAGCGGCTGGCTGGGCGCGGCCTATGGCGCGCTCGAGGCGGCGGGGCAGCGGCCGGTCAGCCGGCCCTTTGCGGCGCTGAACACCGCCCTTGCCACCGACGGCGCGGTGATCCACGTCACCGGCAGGGCGGAACGGCCGGTCGAGATCATCTATCGGCGCAGCGACCCGGCCGCCGATGTCGTCTGCCACCATGTCCTGCGCCTGGAAAAAGGCGCCGAACTGACGCTGCTTGAAAGCGGGCTGATGGGCGCGCGCGGCAATGTGGTGATCGAGGCCGACCTTGCCCCCGGCGCGCGGCTCCATCACATCGCCGCCCACCGGGCGGGCGCGCCGCGGATATCCACCGTTCATCTGTTCGCCCGCGTGGCCGAACGGGCGGCGCTGAAAAGCTTTGCGCTGGATCTGGACGGGGCGCATATCCGGTCGGAAACCGTGGTCGATCTGGCCGGCGACGATGCGCTGGCCCATGTCGCGGCCGCCGTGCTGGGGCAGGGAACGGGCTTTCACCAGGACGATACCGTGTTCATCACCCATGGCGCCCTGCGCGGGGAAAGCCGGCAGGTGTTCAAGAAGGTGCTGAAGGACGGGGCGACCGGGGTCTTTCAGGGCAAGATCCTCGTCAGGCCGGGGGCGCAGAAGACGGACGGCTATCAGATCAGCCAGGCCCTGCTGCTGGATGAGGCAAGCCAGTTCCTCGCCAAGCCGGAGCTGGAGATCTATGCCGACGACGTGAAATGTTCCCACGGCTCGACCACCGGCGCCATCGACGATACGGCGCTGTTCTACCTGCGCTCGCGCGGGGTGCCGCGCGAGCGGGCGGTCGTGCTGCTGGTGTTGTCCTTCCTGGCCGATGCGCTGGACGAGATCGAGGATCAGGACCTGCGCGCCCGGATCACCGAGCGGCTTGAACAATGGCTGACGCAGCGGGCCGGGGATGCCGGCTGA
- a CDS encoding Yip1 family protein, translating into MIPLMNLTLRQPFAAWSVLRARGLTAADGWALIVATAALAAILSWLGAWLVPAAAEGAGLLGILVHRPFSMAAVQVVSAALGAVLLSGVGRAFGGTGRLADALVAIGWIEAVMIALQAAQLVLSILLPPLGALFGIATLLLAAYLVVAFTMAVHGFRNPLLVVLGIVGTVMMTSFLLSLLAAMLGLLPELPV; encoded by the coding sequence ATGATCCCGTTGATGAACCTGACGCTGCGCCAGCCCTTTGCCGCGTGGAGCGTGCTGCGCGCCCGCGGCCTGACGGCGGCCGATGGCTGGGCGCTGATCGTCGCTACCGCCGCGCTGGCCGCCATTCTCAGCTGGCTGGGCGCATGGCTCGTTCCCGCCGCGGCCGAGGGGGCCGGCCTGCTGGGCATCCTCGTGCATCGCCCCTTCAGCATGGCGGCGGTGCAGGTCGTCTCGGCCGCCCTGGGCGCGGTGCTGCTGTCGGGGGTGGGGCGCGCCTTCGGCGGCACCGGCCGGCTTGCCGATGCGCTGGTCGCCATCGGCTGGATCGAGGCGGTGATGATCGCCCTGCAGGCCGCGCAGCTTGTCCTGTCCATCCTGCTGCCGCCGCTGGGGGCGCTGTTCGGCATCGCCACGCTGCTGCTTGCCGCCTATCTGGTCGTCGCCTTCACCATGGCGGTCCATGGTTTCCGAAACCCGCTGCTGGTCGTGCTGGGCATCGTCGGAACGGTGATGATGACGAGCTTTCTTCTTTCATTGCTGGCCGCTATGCTCGGCCTTTTGCCGGAACTGCCTGTATGA
- a CDS encoding cysteine desulfurase codes for MSLDVARVRADFPILSTRVGNRPLVYLDSAASAQKPQVVIDAISRAYAGEYANVHRGLHHLSNLATANYERVRGIIARFLGAAHEDEVIFTTGSTEGINLVSYAWAAPRLQAGDEIVLSVLEHHANIVPWHFLRERQGVVLRWVEREADGSLSADKVLAAVGPRTRLIAVTHMSNVTGTVVDVATIARGTDVPVLVDGSQAAVHMPVNVAALGCDFYAVTGHKLYGPSGSGAIWISRARQAEMRPFLGGGDMIHEVTREVVSYAAPPLRFEAGTPGIVNQIGLGAALEYLMALGMDNIAAHERDLGAYAAQRLSALDWLDIQGNAPGKGAIFSMAMQGAHAHDISTILDKQGIAVRAGTHCAMPLMQSYGLPASARASFALYNTRAEVDALVAGLEFCRELFG; via the coding sequence ATGAGCCTTGATGTCGCACGCGTCCGCGCGGATTTCCCGATCCTTTCCACCAGGGTCGGGAACCGGCCGCTGGTCTATCTGGACAGCGCGGCCAGCGCCCAGAAACCGCAGGTGGTGATCGACGCGATCAGCCGCGCCTATGCGGGCGAATACGCCAATGTCCATCGCGGGCTGCACCACCTGTCGAACCTTGCGACGGCAAACTATGAACGGGTGCGCGGGATCATCGCCCGCTTTCTGGGCGCCGCGCACGAGGACGAGGTCATCTTCACCACCGGCTCGACCGAGGGGATCAACCTGGTCAGCTATGCTTGGGCCGCGCCGCGCCTGCAGGCGGGGGACGAGATCGTCCTGTCGGTGCTGGAACACCACGCCAACATCGTGCCCTGGCATTTCCTGCGCGAACGGCAGGGGGTGGTGCTGCGCTGGGTCGAACGCGAAGCGGATGGCAGCCTGTCTGCGGACAAGGTGCTGGCGGCCGTCGGCCCGCGCACCCGCCTGATCGCCGTCACCCACATGTCCAACGTCACCGGAACGGTGGTGGATGTGGCCACGATCGCGCGCGGCACGGATGTGCCGGTGCTGGTCGATGGCAGCCAGGCGGCCGTGCACATGCCCGTGAATGTCGCGGCGCTGGGATGCGATTTCTACGCTGTCACCGGGCACAAGCTGTATGGTCCCTCGGGCTCGGGCGCGATCTGGATCTCGCGCGCGCGCCAGGCCGAGATGCGGCCCTTCCTCGGCGGCGGCGACATGATCCACGAGGTCACGCGCGAGGTGGTCAGCTATGCCGCCCCGCCCCTGCGGTTCGAGGCGGGAACGCCCGGCATCGTCAACCAGATCGGCCTGGGGGCGGCGCTGGAATACCTGATGGCACTCGGCATGGACAACATCGCCGCCCATGAGCGTGATCTTGGCGCCTATGCGGCGCAGCGCCTGTCGGCGCTGGACTGGCTGGACATCCAGGGGAACGCGCCGGGCAAGGGCGCGATCTTTTCCATGGCGATGCAGGGCGCGCATGCCCATGACATCTCGACCATCCTCGACAAGCAGGGGATCGCGGTGCGGGCGGGAACCCATTGCGCGATGCCGCTGATGCAAAGCTATGGCCTGCCCGCCTCGGCGCGGGCAAGCTTTGCGCTCTACAACACCCGCGCCGAGGTGGATGCGCTGGTGGCCGGCCTTGAATTCTGCCGCGAGCTTTTCGGCTGA
- a CDS encoding CHASE domain-containing protein: MGRLSRPSRALVIALLATLLLGMGLTFGTMRLENRAEAVRIARLADLLAGNLRQRMIQHMTLLRATASILIAKRGQINPDEFTAYVEGLNIGNGAAGIQGIGFAPLIAAADTPRMAEQLSRLHGRHLDILPVTDQPMRVPIALLEPRDTRNQAAFGFDMFSEPVRRAAILSALDSKEPRATGPVELVQEITADKQMGFLIYLHAPTALDGMDGRGEGFVYAPFRAGDLIQAVLAETPDLPLTVRGVDLDAPAQPLFDSAPSPPPAALAARAVTHQIEVAGRHWQLTMTPTVGLGGLRGHLATVAVGLLSLLLLSAVAVAMTSLGRELDAAQRSADMAERQAADRALLLREMQHRIKNHIARIHAIARQSMRGAADLSDFERIFGGRLAAMAKAQDALGASGGQQADLRTLLSGELSQVLDGAAVEAALTGPAIRLNSREAQAIGLVAHELVTNAVKYTPGRGVDLAAHDLAVDWRLGEEKGKPWLHLEWSEPRALTAAQPADSRPHGFGTQLIEALIEGDLGGRFSRAFTDAGMRVRLSFPLSGA, from the coding sequence ATGGGGCGATTGTCGCGGCCCTCGCGCGCCCTTGTGATCGCGCTGCTGGCAACGCTGCTTCTGGGCATGGGGCTGACCTTCGGCACCATGCGGCTGGAAAACCGGGCCGAGGCGGTACGCATCGCCCGCCTGGCCGATCTGCTCGCCGGCAACCTGCGCCAGCGCATGATCCAGCACATGACGCTTTTGCGCGCGACGGCCAGCATCCTGATAGCCAAGAGGGGCCAGATCAACCCGGATGAATTCACCGCCTATGTCGAGGGCCTGAACATCGGGAATGGCGCCGCCGGCATCCAGGGGATCGGCTTTGCGCCGCTTATCGCCGCGGCCGACACCCCGAGGATGGCCGAGCAACTTTCCCGCCTGCACGGACGGCACCTCGATATCCTTCCCGTGACCGACCAGCCGATGCGCGTGCCCATCGCACTGCTGGAGCCGCGCGATACCCGCAACCAGGCCGCCTTCGGCTTTGACATGTTTTCCGAACCCGTCCGCCGGGCGGCGATCCTGTCGGCACTGGACAGCAAAGAGCCGCGCGCCACCGGCCCGGTCGAGCTGGTGCAGGAAATCACCGCCGACAAGCAGATGGGCTTTCTGATCTATCTGCATGCCCCGACCGCGCTTGATGGAATGGACGGTCGCGGCGAAGGCTTCGTCTATGCCCCATTCCGTGCGGGCGATCTGATCCAGGCCGTGCTGGCCGAGACGCCGGATCTTCCCCTTACCGTGCGCGGTGTCGATCTGGATGCGCCTGCCCAGCCGCTGTTCGACAGCGCGCCCTCTCCGCCCCCGGCGGCGCTTGCCGCGCGCGCCGTCACCCACCAGATCGAGGTTGCCGGGCGGCACTGGCAGCTGACCATGACCCCGACTGTCGGTCTGGGCGGCCTGCGCGGGCATCTGGCGACCGTGGCGGTCGGCCTTCTGTCCCTGCTGCTGCTGAGCGCGGTGGCCGTGGCGATGACCAGCCTGGGACGCGAGCTTGATGCCGCGCAGCGCAGTGCGGACATGGCCGAGCGGCAGGCCGCCGACCGTGCGCTGCTGCTGCGCGAGATGCAGCACCGCATCAAGAACCACATCGCCCGCATCCATGCCATCGCCCGGCAAAGCATGCGCGGCGCTGCCGATCTGTCCGATTTCGAACGGATCTTCGGGGGCCGCCTTGCAGCGATGGCCAAGGCGCAGGATGCCTTGGGCGCAAGCGGCGGCCAGCAGGCCGATCTGCGCACGCTGCTCAGCGGAGAGCTGTCGCAGGTTCTGGACGGGGCGGCAGTCGAGGCAGCCCTGACCGGCCCCGCTATCCGCCTCAACAGCCGCGAGGCGCAGGCCATCGGCCTTGTCGCGCATGAGCTGGTGACCAATGCGGTAAAATACACGCCGGGACGGGGCGTCGATCTGGCGGCCCATGACCTTGCCGTGGACTGGCGCCTGGGCGAGGAAAAGGGCAAGCCCTGGCTTCATCTCGAATGGAGCGAACCGCGGGCCCTGACCGCCGCGCAGCCCGCCGATTCGCGTCCCCACGGCTTTGGCACGCAGCTGATCGAGGCGCTGATCGAAGGCGATCTAGGGGGCCGCTTCAGCCGCGCCTTCACCGATGCCGGGATGCGCGTCAGGCTGAGCTTTCCGCTGTCCGGGGCCTGA
- a CDS encoding ATP-binding protein, protein MKALPAGRATLILPLLMLPLVVGSLWLAVFPHHLVPRTAIVAGTVVVAWYVLGGWIAGRQLLSGLALARQVRAASRRLRAEGGCAWLVDPAGTVRAQTAEAEGLRDLAGQNIAALVARCSADPAGTAQRMAVRAAQGRTARLDLPDGSRVTAGLMPGTALQCWRLEQAAPGTARDAAPPPVPSGGASLSDMPFAMLDMDGCGRVRAATRAAEALLGPVPPGILLGELIEGLGRPLADWIDEVREGRSSGRGEVMRTRAEGRERDLQVTLAAEAGSDRIVAVLTDASAIKTLEAQFVQSQKMQAIGQLAGGIAHDFNNLLTAISGHCDLLMVSRDKTDPDYDDLHQISQNANRAAALVRQLLAFSRKQTLKPEIIDLRDTLPQLAHLLNRLVGERIVLTMTNDPALRPIRADARQLEQVLMNLVVNARDAMPGGGEIILRTENLRLGSGQSMEGASLPQGDYVRITVTDEGCGIAPDVIDKIFEPFFTTKRVGEGTGLGLSTAYGIVKQTGGYIFCDSEPGRGTSFSIYFPAQKPGPARQAQPVEVPAADLPGAGEQRCPVVLLVEDEAPVRAFARRALALRGFKVIEAESGEEALECLRDETLAVDIFVTDVIMPGLDGPAWVREALAKRPGTKVIFMSGYADTTFDAENPLVPGALFLAKPFSLSDLVVSVENHLAGRTLISAPRDDRAGKDGTAERDAAPDGTAEGAQESGATAPGLATSRA, encoded by the coding sequence ATGAAGGCGCTTCCCGCTGGGCGGGCGACCCTGATCTTGCCGCTGCTTATGCTGCCGCTGGTCGTCGGATCATTGTGGCTGGCGGTCTTTCCCCATCATCTCGTGCCCCGAACGGCGATCGTCGCGGGGACGGTCGTGGTGGCCTGGTATGTGCTGGGCGGCTGGATCGCGGGACGGCAGCTGCTTTCGGGCCTCGCCCTCGCGCGGCAGGTCCGGGCCGCGAGCCGGCGGCTGCGCGCCGAAGGGGGCTGCGCCTGGCTGGTCGATCCGGCCGGCACCGTCCGCGCCCAGACCGCCGAGGCGGAAGGACTGCGCGATCTGGCGGGCCAGAACATCGCCGCCCTTGTCGCCCGCTGCAGCGCCGATCCGGCCGGCACGGCCCAGCGGATGGCCGTCAGGGCGGCGCAGGGCCGAACGGCCAGGCTGGACCTGCCCGATGGCAGCCGCGTCACCGCGGGGCTGATGCCCGGCACGGCCCTGCAATGCTGGCGGCTCGAACAGGCGGCGCCGGGAACGGCGCGCGATGCCGCCCCGCCCCCCGTGCCCTCGGGCGGGGCAAGCCTGTCCGACATGCCCTTTGCCATGCTCGACATGGATGGATGCGGGCGCGTGCGCGCCGCCACCCGCGCCGCCGAGGCGCTGCTCGGCCCTGTTCCCCCCGGCATCCTGCTGGGCGAGTTGATCGAGGGACTCGGCCGCCCCCTGGCCGACTGGATCGACGAGGTGCGCGAGGGCCGCAGCAGCGGCCGGGGCGAAGTCATGCGCACCCGCGCCGAGGGGAGGGAACGCGACCTGCAGGTGACGCTTGCCGCCGAGGCCGGATCGGACCGGATCGTCGCCGTCCTGACCGATGCCAGCGCCATCAAGACGCTTGAGGCGCAGTTCGTGCAAAGCCAGAAGATGCAGGCGATCGGCCAGCTTGCGGGCGGTATCGCGCATGATTTCAACAATCTGCTGACCGCCATCAGCGGCCATTGCGACCTGCTGATGGTCAGCCGCGACAAGACCGATCCCGACTATGACGACCTGCACCAGATCTCGCAGAATGCCAACCGGGCCGCGGCGCTCGTGCGCCAGTTGCTGGCCTTTTCGCGCAAGCAGACCCTCAAGCCGGAAATCATCGACCTGCGCGACACGCTGCCGCAACTGGCGCATCTGCTCAACCGGCTGGTGGGTGAACGGATCGTTCTGACGATGACCAACGATCCGGCCCTGCGCCCGATCCGCGCCGATGCGCGCCAGCTTGAACAGGTTCTGATGAACCTTGTCGTCAACGCCCGCGACGCCATGCCCGGCGGGGGCGAAATCATCCTGCGCACCGAAAACCTTCGGCTGGGCTCCGGCCAGTCGATGGAAGGGGCCAGCCTGCCGCAGGGGGATTATGTCCGCATCACCGTCACCGACGAAGGTTGCGGGATCGCGCCCGACGTCATCGACAAGATCTTCGAGCCATTCTTTACCACCAAGCGGGTGGGCGAGGGGACCGGCCTGGGCCTGTCCACCGCCTATGGCATCGTCAAGCAGACCGGCGGCTATATCTTCTGCGACAGCGAACCCGGCCGTGGGACGAGCTTCTCGATCTATTTCCCGGCGCAAAAGCCCGGCCCCGCCCGGCAGGCGCAGCCCGTCGAGGTGCCCGCGGCCGATCTTCCGGGGGCGGGCGAACAGCGCTGTCCGGTGGTCCTGCTGGTCGAGGACGAGGCGCCGGTCCGCGCCTTCGCCCGCCGCGCCCTCGCGCTGCGCGGCTTCAAGGTGATCGAGGCCGAATCGGGCGAAGAGGCGCTGGAGTGCCTGCGCGACGAGACGCTGGCGGTGGACATCTTCGTGACCGACGTGATCATGCCGGGCCTGGACGGACCGGCCTGGGTGCGAGAGGCCCTGGCAAAGCGGCCGGGCACCAAGGTCATCTTCATGTCGGGATATGCGGACACGACCTTTGACGCCGAGAACCCCCTGGTCCCCGGCGCGCTGTTTCTCGCCAAGCCTTTCTCGCTGAGCGATCTGGTAGTCAGCGTCGAAAACCACCTTGCCGGCCGCACCCTTATTTCTGCGCCCAGGGACGATCGGGCCGGCAAGGACGGTACGGCAGAAAGGGACGCGGCACCGGATGGGACGGCGGAAGGGGCGCAGGAAAGCGGCGCGACGGCGCCGGGGCTGGCGACATCGCGCGCCTGA
- a CDS encoding RsmB/NOP family class I SAM-dependent RNA methyltransferase gives MTPAARAAAAIDILADILAGEAAEARLIRWARASRFAGSGDRAAVRDLVFDTLRRRRSRAALGGGDNARALVIGALRDDGIDPDTLFTSDRHAPAALSPAEREAGRAPSPAEAADLPDWIAARLAADLAGDFPAIAQALRDRAPVWLRANLARGTAAEARQALAAEAILTEPDPRCPGALRVTQGARRIHGSAAWLGGLVELQDLSPQMACAALDVGPGTTVLDYCAGGGGKALALAARGARVTAWDAAPARMRDLPARAQRAGVRVTLAPARPTGRFDLVVTDVPCSGSGTWRRTPDAKWRLGEDDLARLAALQAAILDEAAARVRPGGTLAYMTCSLLRAENEDQIAAFLARQGRFALDGMRRMTPLAESDGFFAAKLVALNDA, from the coding sequence ATGACCCCGGCCGCGCGCGCCGCGGCGGCGATCGACATTCTCGCCGATATTCTGGCCGGTGAGGCTGCCGAAGCGCGCCTGATCCGCTGGGCGCGGGCAAGCCGCTTTGCCGGCTCGGGCGACCGGGCGGCGGTGCGCGATCTGGTGTTCGACACGCTTCGGCGCCGGCGCAGCCGGGCCGCCCTTGGCGGCGGGGACAATGCCCGCGCCCTGGTCATCGGCGCCCTGCGCGATGACGGGATCGACCCGGATACGCTTTTCACCTCGGATCGGCACGCCCCTGCCGCGCTCAGCCCGGCCGAGCGCGAGGCGGGCCGCGCGCCCAGCCCGGCCGAGGCCGCCGACCTGCCCGACTGGATCGCCGCACGCCTTGCCGCCGATCTTGCGGGCGATTTCCCCGCGATCGCCCAGGCCCTGCGGGACCGCGCGCCCGTATGGCTGCGCGCCAACCTGGCGCGCGGAACGGCCGCCGAGGCCCGCCAGGCGCTTGCCGCAGAGGCCATCCTGACCGAGCCTGACCCGCGCTGCCCCGGCGCCCTGCGCGTGACCCAGGGCGCCCGCCGCATCCATGGCTCGGCCGCCTGGCTTGGCGGCCTGGTCGAGCTTCAGGATCTTTCGCCCCAGATGGCCTGCGCGGCGCTGGATGTGGGGCCGGGGACAACGGTTCTGGATTACTGCGCCGGCGGCGGGGGCAAGGCGCTGGCGCTGGCCGCGCGGGGGGCGCGGGTGACGGCCTGGGACGCAGCCCCGGCCCGGATGCGCGACCTGCCCGCCCGCGCCCAGCGGGCGGGCGTGCGGGTGACGCTCGCCCCGGCGCGGCCGACCGGGCGCTTTGATCTGGTGGTCACGGACGTGCCCTGTTCGGGTTCGGGCACCTGGCGGCGCACGCCCGATGCCAAATGGCGGCTGGGCGAGGACGATCTTGCCCGGCTGGCCGCGCTTCAGGCGGCCATCCTCGACGAGGCGGCGGCGCGGGTGCGGCCGGGCGGCACCCTGGCCTACATGACCTGCTCGCTGCTGCGGGCCGAGAACGAGGACCAGATCGCCGCCTTCCTGGCGCGGCAGGGGCGCTTTGCCCTGGACGGAATGCGGCGGATGACACCCCTGGCGGAAAGCGATGGCTTTTTCGCCGCAAAGCTGGTCGCATTAAACGATGCTTAA
- the recA gene encoding recombinase RecA — protein sequence MSGASILKMDDKRSADRQKALDSALAQIERQFGKGSIMKLGADNPVAEIEATSTGSLGLDIALGIGGLPKGRIIEIFGPESSGKTTLTLHVVAEEQKKGGVCAFVDAEHALDPQYARKLGVNLDELLISQPDTGEQALEIVDTLVRSGAVSLVVVDSVAALTPKSEIEGDMGDMQMGSQARLMSQAMRKLTASIGRSNCMVIFINQIRMKIGVMFGSPETTTGGNALKFYASVRLDIRRTGSIKDRDEVVGNTTKVKVVKNKVAPPFRQVEFDIMYGEGISKVGELIDLGVKAGVVEKSGAWYSCGDQRIGQGRENAKQYLRDNPDMAFEIEDKIRASHGLEFGASDDGDDAVTEA from the coding sequence ATGTCTGGGGCGAGCATCCTGAAGATGGACGACAAACGCAGCGCTGACCGGCAGAAGGCGCTCGACAGCGCCCTTGCCCAGATCGAACGCCAGTTCGGCAAGGGCTCGATCATGAAGCTGGGGGCGGACAATCCCGTGGCCGAGATCGAGGCCACATCGACCGGCAGCCTGGGGCTCGACATCGCCCTGGGGATCGGGGGCCTGCCCAAGGGCCGCATCATCGAGATCTTCGGGCCGGAAAGCTCGGGCAAGACGACGCTGACGCTTCATGTGGTCGCTGAGGAACAGAAGAAGGGCGGCGTCTGCGCCTTCGTGGATGCCGAACATGCGCTTGATCCGCAATATGCCCGCAAGCTGGGCGTCAATCTTGACGAGCTGCTGATCTCGCAGCCCGATACGGGCGAACAGGCGCTTGAGATCGTCGATACGCTGGTGCGCTCGGGCGCGGTCAGCCTGGTGGTGGTCGATTCGGTCGCAGCCCTGACCCCCAAGTCCGAGATCGAGGGCGACATGGGCGACATGCAGATGGGCAGCCAGGCCCGCCTGATGAGCCAGGCGATGCGCAAGCTGACCGCCAGCATCGGGCGCAGCAACTGCATGGTCATCTTCATCAACCAGATCCGCATGAAGATCGGTGTGATGTTCGGCAGCCCCGAAACCACCACGGGCGGCAACGCGCTCAAGTTCTATGCCTCGGTGCGGCTGGATATCCGGCGCACCGGCTCGATCAAGGATCGCGACGAGGTCGTGGGCAACACCACCAAGGTCAAGGTGGTCAAGAACAAGGTCGCGCCGCCCTTCCGCCAGGTCGAATTCGACATCATGTATGGCGAGGGAATTTCCAAGGTGGGCGAGTTGATCGACCTCGGCGTCAAGGCCGGCGTGGTGGAAAAGTCGGGCGCCTGGTATTCCTGCGGCGACCAGCGGATCGGCCAGGGGCGCGAGAACGCCAAGCAGTATCTGCGCGACAACCCTGACATGGCCTTCGAGATCGAGGACAAGATCCGGGCCAGCCACGGGCTGGAGTTCGGCGCCAGCGACGATGGCGACGACGCCGTGACCGAGGCGTGA